CCTAGTCTTTTGCCTATTCTCCTATTTATCCTTTTACCCATCCTTGTAACTGTCCTTTTACCTGTTTCTTTTACCTATTTGTCCTCCTATTTGCTCTTTTTACCTATTCTCCTATCCATTCTCTTACCTGTTTCCctgtttattttttatttttttttgtttttagtCACTCTTACTCCAATGGGTAATCTCTGATACCAACGCTGAGATTAATAATATTTTGCCATTGGACGGCTGTGACTTAGCTTTCCTATTCCTTTTTTGCAGGGCTGATATTGTGGATCGTAAACTGCCCCGGGAGCCCCCAATACGTTGACAAGTTGTGCCTTTCGTATCAATTATGCCAATAGGAAGCATCCAGCGGTAGTCACGTTTCAGCAACATGTACGAAATATAACACCCTAATCGTGACCTTGCCGATATCTCGGATTGCATCAGCAGAGCGGAGTGGGCGCGGTACATACACAGGTATCCATCCAAGATGTCCAATTTGTTCAAACAAGGACTCTTTTCCCAAGTAAATTTAATTCCACGCATTTCCCATGATTTGAATCCACACCGAAAATTCCTGTTCAGCTCAGCTTAGCCCCGAATTTGATCTGCTGAGTTCATTGACAGGAGGCCAAGAAACTTTGCATCCAAACACAGATACCGATAGGTAAGGCTCACTTCCCTCACTACGTATTCCTTATCCGGCACCCTTGTATGCACTGCGCCCAGACAACCCAATCAACTCTGCCTCGTCTCTAGTGCTTACCTATGGGCCGTTCGATGTGGGGCCCTTTGTCTACCTGGCATCACTTAAGAGGGTTGGGCAAAATTGACACTGCATGGGGGAGGCTCAGCTGTTTGGTGACAGGGTGTATATATGGTGATGAAGGCCATTTTCTTTGGTTCTTTAGCAACATTATAAGGAAAACTAAAAGCCCTTTGAAGAATTTTGGTCCGAACCTATCTCGGCTTACTGTGAAGTGATTGATCCTGCTGTTAGAAAAAAAACTACAAACAATAAACAAAGGAGAACATGCTCCCAAACTCACAAATTCCCATTGTTCTGGGCCCCACCAACACCATCGCCGAGGTAGTCGTGCCGACGGCAATCCCTAACGTGACGAAAATATGGCTTCCGGAGCGCATCCCCGACATTCACTTCCCCGATCAGGTTAACGCCACGGTCGACTGGCTAACTAAGGGCAGTACCAGCTGGAGGTTGAGAAGCTACCCCGGCAACATCTTCTTTTACGGACTCGACGACATCGACTTTGAGGTTTTCAGATGGTGGGCCGACATAGATCTGGAGTACTCGGGCGAGGGGGCAACGAAGCTTGAAATAGCGCTCACAAGTGGTGGTTCCGGGGCCTACGCGACGGTTAATGAGACAATGACCTGGACAGGGACCACGTTGGGCTAGTAAGCTGAACGGAACCCCTATTTGTTCTTCCCGATACTATAACTGACTGACGGGACCGGCACTCCTCCAAACCACAGCTTCTTTAGCGGCGACTGCACATCCACCTCGGAAGCAACTTTTGCAAAATGCACGGGAAGTTATGGCGTCACGGGCGGTATCTACGCTTCTGTCCACCCCGGCGGCAGTACCGTGACCATCAGTCCAATCTCCTACGTCACGCAGTTCCCCACCGCGCCTAGGGTCACCACCGCGGCGGTCACCGTCACAAATACTCTGGGCACGTCGCCAAGAAGAAACACCGGCGCTTTGTCTACGACGTCGCCGTCATCGGGACGTGGTGCCCCGCGGCCAACGCAGCCTGTCGCCGTTGTTCTCGGCGCCGCGGTGGTGCTTGGGGGCGCGGCTGCGATGGTGGTTTGAGTGTGGCGGTGGGTGTGCTTTTGTCAGCCGCTTTTTAGCATGGGCTTGTGTCTGCGGAGAAGGTAGTGTCGCTTTGCAGGACGTAGGCTATGTGTAGTTTTTACTTGTTGTAAAACTGCAGCTTTGGTGAGAGACGATGGCATTATACCCCGGTTGGAAGTGGAAATAAAGAGTTTCTTACAGTATCAGTTTCTAAGTCTAAACACGTACATGTACATTAAAAACGTACATAGATACGTAATAAGTATACGGCAAGAAAACACTGTATAAAACTAAGTATATAAATCGACAGATGAAGAAATGagcaggtaaagtggaaaGTGAAGAGGTGAGGGGAGAAGAAAGGAGGGAAGCGCGCATGATCAAGTTGGATAAACATCCACGGTATTGATTTGTTGTGGAAGTTGTGCATGCTACAAACCGACGAATATATAATATACAAGGCGCAGGAATCCTCACACGTAATTATTTGCAACATCGCCTCAAAGTTAGCAGGATAAATACTTCTCGCGAGCCACGTGATTGAACTGAACTGCTGAGCACATGCAAAACATCAGCTTCCAAcggtcatcatcatcattaaTCTCATCGCCTCTACATGCACGCCCACTCATTCTTTATACACACAACGCCCACCCCGCAATGCAAACCCGCACTCAGCCCATAACACGCTCGCAAAACgacacaaaagaaaacctTTTTTAAATCCTGTTGTCCGACTTGTGCGAGCAAGACTTGGCGTGCGAGGAGTGCTCCTCGACGGCGGCCCAGCGCTGGAACTCCCTCCTGATGGCCCTGGCGTCCCTCTTGGCGGGGCTGGACTTCTTGCGGGGAGGAACGCCGTCGAGGCTGAGGGCCAGGCGGGCGGCCAGGCGACCGGCGGCCTTTGCGTTGACGGTCAGGGCGTCCCAGTTGATGTTCTCGAGGTTGTCGCAGGCCAGGTGGTAGCAGGGGTCGGTGGGGGCGCCGGCTCCGGTGAAGATGCCGGTGGCGGCGATGCCGCGCTGCAGGAAGCCGTAGTAGTCGCTGTTGGTGGCGAAGGACTCAAAGGTGGCGGGCTTGCCGTTGGCGGTCAGGTAGTCGGCCAGGTACTGCGAGCCCACGGCGCTGCCCTCGAGGAAGTCGGGGTCCTGGTAGACGACGAACTCGGGGAAGGGGGAGCCGATCATGTCAAAGTTGGCGTAGAAGCGGATCTTgtcggcctcctcctcgctcATCTGGCCAGGGGAAGTGTAAAAGTTGGAACCGACCAGACCGGCCTCCTCAGCACCCCACCAGATGAAACGGAGCTTGTTCTTGAAGCCGCTGTACTTCTTGACCGAACCCATGATCTCGAGCAGAGCCGTGGTTCCGGAGCCGTCGTCGTTGACACCCGGGCCGGCCTGGACCGAGTCGAGATGGGCACCGAGAACGACGACACTGTTGGGGTCCTGGAAAAAGAGGTAACAAAAGTTAGTACGGATGCTAAACAAAAGCGCCCAGGGACTTTGCGTAAGGGGAGTTGGTACATACTCCCTCCTTGGTCTCCGAGATGATGTTCCACGTCTCGCGGATCTCGAAGATGGAGTCGACAAGAACAGTGACGGTCAGGGACTCGCCAGCAGCGAGACGCGACTTCCACTCAGTTCCAACCTCCAAGCTCGTGGTGGCAACCGGCACCAGCAGGCCGATGTTCTCAGCACTGTTTAGTGTCAATCAATACCCTGTTAGCAAACCGGATCCCAAAGCAAGTTTCTCACAAGTGAAccaaaacaccggaaaaaaAACTAACCCGAGAGTAGCCGACGACACAGGAGTGCCGGGGCTCTGGTTGTAAAGCACAACGGCGAGGGCACCGTGGGCCTTGGCGAGCTTGAGCTTGTCCGAGATGGCGCAGGTTCCGCGCTTCACGAGGGCGATCTTGCCGGTGGCGTCGATACCGGTCCAGTCGGACTCGAGGCAGCCCGAGCCGGTGGCATCGTTGACGGGGGTGTCAATCAGCTCGGCGGTGATGCCGCCGGCCGGGGTGGGGTGGTTGTAGAGCAGGGTCAGGACGTAgacgtcggcgccgtcaGGGCCCGTCAGCTTGATCTCGCGGGTCTGCTCGAAAGTGTGGTTGAAGtactgttttttttggttgtttgTCTGTTTAGAGGCCCTGTTCATAATGGTTTGTTTGTCGGAAAGCCAAAGAATCTCTCACCTGCTTGTAAGTGTCCATCTGCTTGTAGAACCGAGTCTGCGCGCGCTCCATGACGTAGTCGCTGGAGGCGGCGTAACCCGGCAGACCAAAAGCACGGTTTCCACCATTGTCGCGCGCAATCTTGTTCAGGTGCCACAGGTTGTTCTGCAGCTCCTTGGTGGTGATGTCCGCCTCGACCTTGTCCTCCGTCAGCGGGTCGTTGGCAAAGCCACCGAGCGCAAGGAGCGCCGTGGCGAGAAGGGCCGAAgtcttcatttttttttgacgGTGTTGTCTTGGCTCCCAGGAAATAAGCAAAGAATGAATATTATAGATAGACACAGCAAAGGTATCTATGGAAGCACGCAAGTGAATGGCGCCTCAAGGGAAGGACTCGACAAAGAGGGCAGGACGGTCTTGGGCCTGGCGGTCGCGGTGaagggagaaaaagaagagacaTGAAAAGGCCCGAGAGAATGCGGCCCCGGTGCCAATTTATGCGGAATATCTAGGCACTCTACCTTTCTTTTTGCCCCCCGGTGAAGAACAACAAACCCCTGCCTCCCGAGGAAAGGATATTGATTGCGCAAGGCAGGACGCGCGATAGCAGGGCGGATCGCACCATCATCGCCCGGTTGCCGGGATCCAAAggagaaagcaaaaaaaagcccacaCCATCCAACTTATCACTCATTCCCTATTCGATGGCGGGGCCCCGGGGGTGGTATGACACTGCGGAGAATGGCTGCTGGCTGCATCCAAGCCGGCCGCCGGCAGGAATTGCATATAGACTCTGTGCCCTGCAGAAAGCCAAGCAGCCCAAGCAAAGTTGGCAAGCTTCCCTTCTGCCTCCCGCCCAATTGAACTGTGCattgcttcttcttttcgtcTTCTTCCAGAAGTTTTCGTCGGCTGATGAACGGGAGGCGTCAAGACGACTGTACCTACAGCACAAGGTGTGGAGGCGAATTTTCGGTCTTGTCCTTCTAGCGCATTGGGTTGGTTTTCTTGTCCCCAAGCACCGCCCGCTCAGCTTTCGCCCTTCAAGGCAGGTGGTAAAAAAGCACCTTCGGTTTTCCCCGAACCAGACCACAGTCCGTCCCGCTCCTCAATTCTGCCAAGACAATTGCATTCTCCAATCCGGAGCGGGGGAAAAACTTCAATTCCTAGTAAACTGTTGGAGAGAAGGACCTTTTCCTTCCCAGACATGGGGCCCTGGAGCGGGGGAAAGGACAAGTGCAGCCAAAAAAACACGAACAGCAAAAGATTGGATTGCGACTATGAGTCTTGGCAGTTCTCTCCAGCTTCCCTTTGCAGAAAGTGATAAACAAAGAAGCGGAGCCATGGAAGCGAACGAACCAGTTGCATGGGTAGGTAGGCTAAATTTGAATTCATGTGTTATCCAACCACGAAAATACtcttgtacctacctaggcaatGTCCCCTACCAACGCGCCTGCAATCCCTTGATCGCATTGAAACCGGTTCGCTCAACGAGCGGTATACGTACCCGGCACCAAAACGCCGTGGCGTTGGCATAGTTCCCATCCGCTGTTCACCCACTGTGTGACGCGGACGACCCAAGGAGCCAGGGAAGGAAGTTTAAAAGAACACGCATATCACCGTTAGAACCGCCAAACTCAATTGCCTCATTTTTGCCGGGTCTGCGTAGATGGTTTTACAGCCGTCGATGGTGCGATCATCTACTGCAGAAATACACGCCTACTCAGATCATATATGTATAGCTCAATATATAAAGTATCAAGGTCTCATTTATTTAAGGACATTATCCAACATGTATCCTCAACATAAAAGCTAAGCCGACATTCTGATCTTCCTAGGAAGACGGTCGTTAGAGAAATAATAGGAAAGAAACATTGTTCCatataaaaaggaaaagaagagaagagaaatTAGGCCTTTGAACTCAGGAGTTTTCCGCCCATAACTTGAATCATAAACGCCGGCCCTGATAACATTGTAAGTTTTGTTTTAACCAAGACCACCGGAGGAAAGAACAAACCATACCATATCTCATGGGCATACAAACCCACTGATAATATGACTTGAAAGTTGAAGCTCGATTTGGAGCGAAGAGCAAATACTCGCAAAATAAGAAACGCCGCGAGGAAAATTCGTGTCGTAGTCTGCGTAAAAACTTCCAGTAAAAATGTGGTTTTTGTACATTGAAGTAAGCCACAGGGGGTCAGGGATCAATAGATCGATGAAAAGGAGATtttggagaagaaaaaaaggacaaaaaaaaaaaactcgagGAACGAGTAACTCGGAGAGGCCGCCAGGAATCGTCAATAACTCTGGGTATCGTTGAACTCAttaaaggaaagaaaaaaagcggtCGCGGTTCGTGACAAGCGAGCGAGGCATTTAGAACAATCAGCAGAAATAGGGAACATGCTGCAGCTTCGGCTGACTGACGCTGATAAGAGCGTGCAAACAAATATTTGCAACAGAAGAATGCAGTTCGGGGAGCGAAGGCAAAAAAGATAAATATCCAAAGAAACCCGCAGGGTTGAGCATCAAGTGTTTCAAGTCAGATAGATGTCTGGGCTGCAAGCCTAATCGCAGGCTATAATGGACCTCTCCGCCCGGGCACGCATGTGGTTGGCGTGCTGGTCGAGGCAGTTGGCCATGAGGTGAGTGATGGGCCACGCGCCGCCTTTGCTAAGCATGAAGGCGGTGACATGCAGGATCTTGGCCGCGTAACCGACCTGCTCGCCCATTCGCAGCATGAAACCAGGGTCAGGCTTGCCGCCAGCTGCCTCCAGGTTCATCTTGATCTCGGCCCCGTTTAGAACGTCTTGTATTTTGCCCAGGAGCTTGACGTCTTCGTCCTCTAGTAGCATTATGGCTGGAACCTGGCCAAGATCGACGTCCTCCTGGCCCAGGATGCCGAGGTAGCGACCAACGCGATCCTGTAATGTAGCTACCCACTCAGCCAACACTTGGGAGCAATCTAGCGCACACATTGCCGACTGGAGCGGCAGCTCTCGACTTGTAAAGTCGGCAAATGTGACCCCTAACTTGTCCGACATGGAGAGCGAGTCTGCCGCGTAAAAGGCAGCCTTGCGTAAATGTTTCTCCCGCCTCGAGGTTGCCTGCTGTAGGCCTTGCTGACCTTGCACGGGAATCTTGGTATTGCCAGCTGATGAGAACTGAGCGCCAGCAGCAAAGTCTGGAGATGAGCTCTGCGTTGGCGGCGAATCAATGAAGCCAGCATTGCCACCCGAGACATCAGATTGATCCGTGACAGCAGACTCAGAGTTTGATCTAGGTGAGTGTTCAGCATGTTGTATGATTTCACTTCCTCGAGAGAGCTCTTTGGCGAGGCCCTCCCAGTCGCGCTCCCAAAACTTCTCCTTGGTCCTCGACATGTTGACAAACAGACGCACGTAAGCAAGGTCCAGGAGTGGAATGGCATCTGCGGATAACGGGCCAGCCCCATACGGATTGGGCCTCTCGAGGCTGTGTTGGGGATTGCTAGCC
This DNA window, taken from Pyricularia oryzae 70-15 chromosome 6, whole genome shotgun sequence, encodes the following:
- a CDS encoding aminopeptidase Y is translated as MKTSALLATALLALGGFANDPLTEDKVEADITTKELQNNLWHLNKIARDNGGNRAFGLPGYAASSDYVMERAQTRFYKQMDTYKQYFNHTFEQTREIKLTGPDGADVYVLTLLYNHPTPAGGITAELIDTPVNDATGSGCLESDWTGIDATGKIALVKRGTCAISDKLKLAKAHGALAVVLYNQSPGTPVSSATLGAENIGLLVPVATTSLEVGTEWKSRLAAGESLTVTVLVDSIFEIRETWNIISETKEGDPNSVVVLGAHLDSVQAGPGVNDDGSGTTALLEIMGSVKKYSGFKNKLRFIWWGAEEAGLVGSNFYTSPGQMSEEEADKIRFYANFDMIGSPFPEFVVYQDPDFLEGSAVGSQYLADYLTANGKPATFESFATNSDYYGFLQRGIAATGIFTGAGAPTDPCYHLACDNLENINWDALTVNAKAAGRLAARLALSLDGVPPRKKSSPAKRDARAIRREFQRWAAVEEHSSHAKSCSHKSDNRI